The genomic segment TCGAGGGACCAGGCGTACGAGTGGCCGCACTCCGGATACTGCTTGGTGATCTTCAAGTCGCGCATGGTGGATCCTGATCCTACCACTTCCGGCCGGCGGCGCGTCCGGGGATTAACTCCGTTAAGCCCAGGTTAAAGGGCAGGCAAGCCGCATTAAACCTCCAATAATCTCCTGTTAGGTCCATTGAACGCAAAGCCCCGTCCTTGCTAGCTTTGAACCAGGTTTAAACGTTGCTTAACCCCGGTGGCGGCAGTGGAGGTTTGATGCGTTTTTCGGTGTTGCGGGCCCTGGTCCCGGTTTCGGCGTTCTCGCTCCTGGTCGCGGGCTGCGGCACGTCCCCGGTCGCGGGACTGGGCGCGGCGGTACTGAAGCAAGGCAGCGGCAGCCTGTACCTTCGCAACGGCGAGGCCCAGGTACTCGTGAAGCGCCGCCCGGGCGGTACGCTCTCGGCCAATCTGGCGGGCTTGAGCCTGCGTCCGGCCAGCGTGGGCCGCTCCCTGGCGGGGATGGGCTGGCAGATGGTCAGCCTGCCGGCGGCGAATGTCGGCGCGGCGGTCAGCGCCTTCCGCGGAGACCCGGCCGTGCTCGCGGTGCAGCCCAACTACCAGCGCAACCTGATCCGGCCGCGCAACATCGGCAAGATCGACGTACCCGGCACCCTCGATTCGATCCTGCCCGGCCTCGGGACGATTGCCGCCGCCCAGCCCAACGACCCTGGTTACAAGCGGCAGTACGCCCCGCAGCGGCTGCAGGCGCCGGACGCCTGGCCGATCAGCACCGGCAAGGGAATCGTCACGGCGATCGTCGACACCGGCGTGGACACCGGCCACCCGGACCTCCAGGCGCACATGGTGGCTGGCTGGAACACCGTCAGCAACAGCGCCGACGCCAAGGACGATCACGGCCATGGCACGCACGTCGCCGGCATCACCGCCGCCCTGGCCAACAACAAGGAAGGCATCGTCGGCATCGCGCCCGACGCGGCGATCATGCCGATCAAGGTGCTCGACGGCGACGGCTCGGGTTCCGACGAGACCGTGGCCTCCGGCATCATCTGGGCCGCCGATCACGGCGCGAAGGTCATCAATCTGTCGCTGGGCGGCGCCGGCGAGAGCCAGGTGCTGGGAGAGGCCGTGGCGTACGCCCTAAAGAAGGGCGCCTCGGTCGTGGCCGCTATGGGCAACGACGGCACCAACGAGAAGTCCTACCCGGCGGCGTATCCCGGCGTGGTCGCCGTGGGCGCGACCGACAAGGCCGACAAGATCGCCTCGTTCAGCCAGTGGGGCGACTGGATCTCGGTGAGCGCGCCGGGCGTGGCCGTGTACTCGACGTTCCCGACCTACAAGGTCGCGATGAACGACTATGGCTTCCCGATGAACTACGCCAGCCTCGACGGCACGAGCATGGCCACCCCGGCGGTAGCCGGCGCCGTGGCGGTGCTGCGGGCGAAGTTCGCGGCGCTCGATCCGGCGCAGGTCAGGGCGCGGCTCCAGGCCACGACCGACAAGGTCGCCGGCCAGGGCGACTTCGACCAGAAGTACGGGTACGGCCGGATCAACGTCCTAAAGAGCTTGAAGTAGTTAGGACGGCCATGGCGGCCGCCTGCTTCGGCCAGCCTGACTCAGATTACCGGTTCAGGGCGCGGTCGGGCGTCGCGAAGATCGCCTCGAGCAGGGCCTGCAGCGAGCCGATCACGTTCTGCGCGATCGGCTCGACCGGCGCCGAGCCGTCGGTGAGGCCGCCTTCGTCCCACGACGCCTCGTCGAGGCCCTTGAGCGAGCCCTGGACGGCCGCCTTGCGCAGGCTGCGGATCAGCTTGGCTATCTGCTCCTTCTTGGCCGCGTCCACGTTGGCGGCCATGCCCTGGAGGAAGGCGATGAGGGCGTCGAGGTTGAGTTGGCCGAAGGCATCGGTGAGCTCCTGCATGAGTTCGAGCAGGATGGCGACGATTCGCTCCAGCTTGGCGATCATTCCGCTGACGGCCTCGGGAGGCCCGCCGGCCGCGAGGATGGCCTCGGCGTCGGCCAGCACGCTCTGGAGCATCGCGGCGATCTGCGGCGGGAAGTTTGCCAGCATGCTCTTGATCTTGTTGATCAGCTGCTTGAGCCGGTTGAGGTTGTGCTCCGGGCTGACCGGCCCCTTGCCCTGGTACTTGCCAATCGCCCCCGTGGCCTGGGACTGCTGGCTCAGCACGTCGCCGATGCGTTCTAGCAAGACCTATCCTCCTGTTGCCCCGAGTGCTCTATTCCCGCCGCCGCCTGACCGGCATGCGCAAACAATCCAGGATTTCATCACCGTGCAAACCAGGGTATCAAGCCTTTAATGGAAACCATGCGTACAAGGGTGCTGGCGCTGGCGCTGACGCTCCTGGCGACGACCGGCTGTTTCGGCCGGGCGGCGCGGTACGATCCGGCGGATCCTGCCCCCGAGGGGCAAATCGTGGCGCCCCGGGAGTTGCCCGGAGAGGCGATCGCGCCGCCGGTCCTGCCGGCCGAACTGGAAGAACGCCTGGTCCGCTTCATCCGCTGGCGCAACCGCCGCCTTTCCCCCGAGCAGGCGCGGCACATCGCGGTGGCGTTGGCGACGGCGAGCGCCGCGCAGCGCTTGGATCACCGGCTGCTGGCGTGTCTAGTGGCGGTCGAGTCTTCCTTCGACCCGCGGGCGCGGTCGCGCACCGGCGCGGCCGGCCTCGGGCAACTGCTCCCGTCCACCGCCCGGGAACTGGGCGTCAGCGACCCCCACGACGTGGACCAGAACCTCCAGGGCACCGCCCTCTACCTCCAGCGCATGCTGGCGGCCTGGGACGGCCGGGAGGATCTGGCCCTGGCGTCCTACTTCGAAGGGCTCGGCACCATACGCAAGCAAGTGGCGGCGGGCAAGCCGCTCACGCCGGCGCAGATCCTCTTCGTGCAGCGCGTGACCGGGTTGTACGACAGGATCTGAGGCCGGCACGGAGGCCGGCCCCACTCGACGACGGAGGCCGGCCCTACTCGACGACGGAGGCCGGCCCCACTCGACGACGGAGGCCGGCCCTACTCGAGACGGAGGCCGGCCCTACTCGACGACGAAGGCCGGCCCCACCCGACGACGGAGGCCGGCCCCACCCGAGGAGGCCGCTCTTACGCGTACGCCCCGGCCATCGGCTCCACGATGGCCGAGAGTTCGGCCGGCACGGAGCGGGCCGTGACGATGGTGATGTCGTCGAAGGGTACCGCGTTGCCCCGGAAGGCCAGGCACGACTCCAGCAGGGCGGAGCGCAGGCCCTCGGCGGTGAAGCCGCCCTTCCTGGCGATCTCGATGATGCGCTCCACGCCGAAGGTCTTGCCGCGCTCTTCGTGGACGTCCTCCAGGCCGTCCGACCAGAAGAGCAGCAGGTCGCCCTCGTTCATCGGCACCTCCGACTCGCGGTAGCTGTAGCCCTGCATCATGCCCAGCGGCGGGCCCTTGACCTTCAGCTCCTCGCCGTTGAGCAGGGGCATGGGCATGCCGCCGTTGGAGATGATCAGCCGGCCGGCCGGCTCCCAGATCGCGTAGCAGATGGCGACGAACATGTCTTCCTTGGGGCGGTTGCCGGCCACCACCTCGTTCATGCGCGTGAGCAGGGCGGCGGGCGAGTCGTAGCGCATGTAGGCCGTGCGGAAGCAGGCGAGGGCCGTGGACATCAGCAGGGCGGCGGGCATGCCCTTGCCCGACACGTCGCCCACCAGGATGCCGACGCGGCCGCCCTCGAGTTCCACGACGTCGTAGAGGTCGCCGCCGACTTCCAGCGCGGGTTCGGAGCTGCCCGACACCTCCATGCCCGCCACGGTGGGCAGGCGCTTGGGCAGCAGGCCCATCTGCACCTGGCGGGCGATTTCCAGCTCGTGGCGCAGCTTTTCCTGGTCGGCCACCTGGCGGATGAGCCGCACGTGTTCGAGGCCGACCTGGAGCTGATCGCCCAGCAGGGTCATCAGCTCGAAGTCGTCGGGCCCGAAGGCCTCGCCGCTCCGCCGCGGGCCGATGGCGACCAGGGCCTGGGCGGGGCCGTCGAGTTCGGGGCGCAGCGCGATCGCCATGCCCTTGGCCTGGCGTTCGCCCCGCGCGGCCGGGTCGATGCCCTTGAGGGCGAAGGCGCCGACGTAGCGCGGGAAGCTGGGATCGTCCGGTTTGAGAGGCCTGGCGCGCTCCTGCGCGATGCCCAGCACGAACTTGGGCGTGAGGAACTCCTCGCCCTCCTCCTGCCAGAAGACCAGCAGGTAGCGCGGCTGGAACGCCTGCTCGCTGCGGGCCATGAACGCCCGCAGCAGATCGTCGGCCTTGACCAGGTGGCGGATGGCCTGGGCGAACTCGCCGACGACCTGGCCGAAGTCGGCCTTGCGCCGCTCGAATAGCCAGTCGAGCAGGCGCCGCGTCCAGTTGATCACCAGCGGGCACAGGACGGTCGCCGACACCGTGCCGGTGACCTGCGCGGCGCTATCGTCCCAGCCGAAGAGGCTCGAGACGTAGGCCAGGAGCGCCACGCCGGGAGCGTACACCAGAACCAGGCCGGCGGCGGAGAGCACGCCGATGGCGGCGTACTCGTACCATTTCTGCACCTGGATGATCTTGAAGCGCGCCAGGCCGGCCAGGATGCCGAGCGGGAACAGCGGCAGCAGCAGGCGCGAGACGTCCGTGAGCACCGCGAGGGCCGGGTGCGGCCAGAGCCAGACCAGGCCCGAAAGCAGGGCGAGCGGGAGGAAGGCCGCCACCGCCGCCTCGAGTTCGATGCGCGCCAGCACGCGGGCGCCGGGCGCGGCGCTGCGGCGAGCCGTCTCGAACAGGTTGGAGGCCGTGACGAGGCCGCCGACCAGCACCATGAGCCAGCCCAGGGCCCCGATGAACGTGGTGAAGCTGGTCAGGGCCGACGATCCACCCGACCGGATGCCCGGGTACACCAGGAGCGCCAGCAAGGCGATGACGCCGGCCGCGCCATACGGCACATAGCGCAGCCACGGCCGATCCTTCAAGCCGCGCCACGGCGCCGGATAGCCCATCGTGAGGTGGACGAGCGTCGCGATGGTGAACGGGAAGAAGGCCAGCATCCAGGGCTCGGGCGAGGAACTTCGGCCGAGCGGCAGGAAGGGCGCCAGCGGCAGCACGGCCATCACGCCGCAGAAGGCGATCAGCGGTGCCGACGCGTCCTGCATCCGCGCTTTCCAGAAGGCCAGGCACGCCACCGCGACGAACAGGAGCGACAGCGCCAGGGGAATGGCGATGCGGCCCGTCGAGTCCCCGGCGGTCCAGAACCGGGAGGTCACCGACGCCGTCGCCTCGCCGCCCGGGCGGGCTATGAGGTACTCGTGGACCGCGAAATCCCCCGAGGCGTCCACGATGTACTGCAGGTCCCACGGGCGCGAGACGTCCTGGCCGTCGATGCGCAGCACGACGTCGCTGCCGACCCGGATGCCCGATTGCCTGTCCTGGACGGCAACGACCCGCATGGCGTCGTTGACCAGGAAGCCGGGCCTCGGCACGCCGACCCACCGGTACTCGGCCAGCACCGCCAGCACGTCGATCAGCGCCACCAGGATCAGGATGCCGATGAAGACGAACGGCGTCGCCTTCCGACCGGAACCCTGTTTCATGTAGTGCTGGGAGGTATCCTATCCGGCTGTCGCCAGCAGTTCGTTGATGGCGGCGT from the Candidatus Tanganyikabacteria bacterium genome contains:
- a CDS encoding peptidase S8 gives rise to the protein MRFSVLRALVPVSAFSLLVAGCGTSPVAGLGAAVLKQGSGSLYLRNGEAQVLVKRRPGGTLSANLAGLSLRPASVGRSLAGMGWQMVSLPAANVGAAVSAFRGDPAVLAVQPNYQRNLIRPRNIGKIDVPGTLDSILPGLGTIAAAQPNDPGYKRQYAPQRLQAPDAWPISTGKGIVTAIVDTGVDTGHPDLQAHMVAGWNTVSNSADAKDDHGHGTHVAGITAALANNKEGIVGIAPDAAIMPIKVLDGDGSGSDETVASGIIWAADHGAKVINLSLGGAGESQVLGEAVAYALKKGASVVAAMGNDGTNEKSYPAAYPGVVAVGATDKADKIASFSQWGDWISVSAPGVAVYSTFPTYKVAMNDYGFPMNYASLDGTSMATPAVAGAVAVLRAKFAALDPAQVRARLQATTDKVAGQGDFDQKYGYGRINVLKSLK
- a CDS encoding lytic transglycosylase domain-containing protein, with amino-acid sequence MRTRVLALALTLLATTGCFGRAARYDPADPAPEGQIVAPRELPGEAIAPPVLPAELEERLVRFIRWRNRRLSPEQARHIAVALATASAAQRLDHRLLACLVAVESSFDPRARSRTGAAGLGQLLPSTARELGVSDPHDVDQNLQGTALYLQRMLAAWDGREDLALASYFEGLGTIRKQVAAGKPLTPAQILFVQRVTGLYDRI
- a CDS encoding SpoIIE family protein phosphatase, translating into MKQGSGRKATPFVFIGILILVALIDVLAVLAEYRWVGVPRPGFLVNDAMRVVAVQDRQSGIRVGSDVVLRIDGQDVSRPWDLQYIVDASGDFAVHEYLIARPGGEATASVTSRFWTAGDSTGRIAIPLALSLLFVAVACLAFWKARMQDASAPLIAFCGVMAVLPLAPFLPLGRSSSPEPWMLAFFPFTIATLVHLTMGYPAPWRGLKDRPWLRYVPYGAAGVIALLALLVYPGIRSGGSSALTSFTTFIGALGWLMVLVGGLVTASNLFETARRSAAPGARVLARIELEAAVAAFLPLALLSGLVWLWPHPALAVLTDVSRLLLPLFPLGILAGLARFKIIQVQKWYEYAAIGVLSAAGLVLVYAPGVALLAYVSSLFGWDDSAAQVTGTVSATVLCPLVINWTRRLLDWLFERRKADFGQVVGEFAQAIRHLVKADDLLRAFMARSEQAFQPRYLLVFWQEEGEEFLTPKFVLGIAQERARPLKPDDPSFPRYVGAFALKGIDPAARGERQAKGMAIALRPELDGPAQALVAIGPRRSGEAFGPDDFELMTLLGDQLQVGLEHVRLIRQVADQEKLRHELEIARQVQMGLLPKRLPTVAGMEVSGSSEPALEVGGDLYDVVELEGGRVGILVGDVSGKGMPAALLMSTALACFRTAYMRYDSPAALLTRMNEVVAGNRPKEDMFVAICYAIWEPAGRLIISNGGMPMPLLNGEELKVKGPPLGMMQGYSYRESEVPMNEGDLLLFWSDGLEDVHEERGKTFGVERIIEIARKGGFTAEGLRSALLESCLAFRGNAVPFDDITIVTARSVPAELSAIVEPMAGAYA